One window of the Eucalyptus grandis isolate ANBG69807.140 chromosome 6, ASM1654582v1, whole genome shotgun sequence genome contains the following:
- the LOC104448612 gene encoding uncharacterized protein LOC104448612: MEALWNLEDEWKLSTREAFLLFGCTAFAVVGLGAVAAAFLKRARKKQVQVINVSQEPTVSHSFHEERPEPSCGWVAMKRVLIGSLRWSKASKWEDRKMGGWGERPPLPLLALEGDVVGWQSHNSESPVWQRPILMGEKCELPRFSGLILYDEQGRPLSGSSKDAGANQEKITGGGKTTLKDLL, encoded by the exons ATGGAAGCATTGTGGAACTTGGAAGACGAATGGAAACTGTCGACCCGAGAAGCCTTCTTGCTATTCGGGTGCACTGCGTTTGCTGTGGTTGGGCTTGGAGCTGTTGCAGCAGCATTCCTCAAGAGAGCGAGAAAAAAACAGGTGCAAGTCATTAATGTGAGCCAAGAACCAACCGTGAGTCACTCTTTCCATGAAGAACGGCCGGAGCCAAGCTGTGGATGGGTTGCGATGAAGAGGGTGTTGATCGGTTCGCTGAGGTGGAGCAAAGCGAGCAAGTGGGAGGATAGGAAAATGGGGGGTTGGGGGGAGAggccgccgctgccgctgctTGCATTGGAAGGTGATGTTGTGGGGTGGCAGAGCCACAATTCGGAGTCACCTGTGTGGCAGAGGCCGATATTAATGGGGGAGAAGTGCGAGCTCCCAAGGTTTAGCGGGCTTATTCTGTACGACGAGCAAGGTCGGCCCCTTAGCGGTTCATCAAAGGATGCCGGCGCAAACCAG GAGAAAATAACCGGTGGTGGCAAAACAACTCTGAAGGATTTGCTGTGA